The sequence TTCGCAGGCTCTTCTCTGGCTTGCTGGGGCTGTGCTCGGAGCCCACGGGTGGGCTCATGATCTGGGCGAAGCTGTGCTCTCCCAGGACAGCCTATGGACCAGGGCGAGCTTACAGTGTCCAACCTCCCCGGGCCCAGCCCCAGCTTTGCTGCCTGCAGGAGTGAGAGGAGGCTGGGGCTAGTCCCAAATTCCCCTTGCTGGGTCACCATCGTGAGCACCATGGCTGCTTCCCCACAGATGCTCTTTCGGGCTGACGTGAAATGGTTGGTCCAGGACTGTGTGATGTCTGTGACAGCTTCTTTCCTCTTCAATTGTATCTATTTGTGCACTTTTATTGCCTGGGTTCgactcctttccttctcccagaCCTTTCTGAGCCTTCTGGAAGCCTCTTCTGTTTCCCCAGTGGCCTCTGTGGCGGAGGGAGAGGGACTCTAATGCCATTCCAGGTCTCATAAGCTCAGTGCATCCgtttttctattgatttttgtCTATTTTGGCTTTGGAGACATTGAGCTGATTCGTCACCTCCCGTTACTCTGCCGTGTGATGTGCCAGGAATAGTTTCAGCTGCCGTCCTTCATCTTCCCAAATAAAACCTGCAcgagaggggagggagagcgaAGGCACTCTGAAAGGTGGCCAGGAGCCTTGTAAGCAAGTTGCGTGACATCCCATCCCTTTGTTCTTCAGCTTTTTGCTATGAGATGATGCTTCTCCAGCCAGTGTCACAGATACTGCGGCGTCTCCGGCTCCGTGATGCTGAGTGGTGCCAGGGAGCGTGCCGGAGCCCCGGCCCCTCCGAGCGCCGTGTTGGGCTGGCCACAGTCCTGGTTCCGGGTGGTCTCATCCCATTCTGGTGTCCACCAGCTGGCCCCATCACCTCTGAGATTGCCCCACAGCTGGCCTTTTGGCCTGGTAGTCTTCTCCTGGGCCATCATCCCTCGCTGTGGGCAGAGCTCAGGATGGCTCAACAGCGGGCACTGGTGCTCCGGTGAGCCCCGTTTTCATTTCCCACGGcagcggctccggctccggctcttCCAGAGCGGTGGGTGCTGCAGCTCCGTGGGCTGCCAGAGGCTCCGGTTGAGGCTGatggagcctggcaggggcagagctgctggtagTCCCTTGGCAGGGGGGTTACAAAGCTGGGGTCAGAGCCCTgcaccccactgccagccccgccgtgtccccctgcGTTTGTGTCCCAGCACCCCATGCACCCAGCCAGGGGTGGACCCGCTTTGTCCAGACGCCAGAGCTCTCTTGAGCCCCAGGGTCCAATCCTGGCTCTGATGGAGAGGGTATGACCACAAGGCCGGTCTGCCCCCTCGGGGGCTCTTGCCAGGCTGGGGGAAGATGCTGGAtaccggggggggggagggggggcacaagGGGCTGCTGCTAATCTTGCCCCTACGGCTGGTCTCTGCTGCCAGGCGAGCAGGTAGCAGCAGGGACCTGCCTCCCCACGCTGCCTGCCAGCCTGTCACCTCCTGCCCAGACCTGCCGCAAGGTCATCCatcccccccaccgcctcccacTCAGGACCGGGCTGAGCACCTGAGCCAGACCAGGCGAGGCTCAGCACCTCACCTGCCCGCGGGGAGCGTGGGGCATGGAGACACGGCACCCGGctacagaagaaatacatttttattaggaAAGCACTCTGCAGAGGTGCCAGGCTCTGTCGTACCAAACCAATCCCCCTAACTCCGCTGGATGGGACGCGGGAGCCCGAAGGGTGCCCAGCTCCGGCCATAAATAGTGCTTTGCTCCTGGCCGGCAGCGACCCCAGGGGTGGACGGGAGGGAAGCATCGGTCGAAACCAGCTCGACCCCACACCGAGCGCGGCACGGCTACGGTGGGACCGGCAATGGAGAGCCGTGCCTGGAGCCCAGGGTGCCGGGGGCAGGGGTTTGCCGCCGGTGATGGATGCGGGGCACATCCCCGGCGATGCCCTGGGCGCCGAGCAGCAGCACCCTCCCTCTCCCGTGCGCCGTGGGCCCGGCAGACCAGAGTGGGGCGCGGGAAGCGAGCGGCTCCGTTACTGCAGAATATACCGTGGGTACGTCTAGTACAACAAGCGCTGCTTATGCGATCGATAATACTGctacaaaaaaaagggggacggGGGGATATGCCACGCAGGGATCCCCCTGGGTTGACGGCCGGGCCGGCTCCCTGCGGTCCTGCCCCGTGCGGGGAGGGCGAGCTGCCAGACGCGGGCAGGGAGGCGGCAGCAGGGCGCGGATGGGGAGGACCAggtcctggggcaggggagagtaaaggaaaaaaagggatgagGGAAATGGAGGGAGGGAAACGGAGGCTCAAGGCTCTTCCAGTGCCCCCTGCCCAGTCCAGGCATCCACGTCCGCTGGTCGTGCCAGCAAACGTCCTTCCTCCCGGCGCGTGGCCGGCCGgcgcggtgccggtgccggctcCCGGTCACTGCACCGCCTGAGCGGGCGCAGCGGCTGCTCTGGGTGGCTCCAGGCTGGCTTCTCGGCTCTTCTTCCTGGGAGGCTTTTTAATGGGGGTTTTCTTGGCCACTTGCTCGCTGGGGAGAGCCTGGTCCTGGCTGCTGCCGGCGCTTGGCTTTTCCACCCGCTTGGGCTCCCCGGCCGCCGGCTCGGCCGCCCCGGGGATCAGTTTTTGCAGGTGGGGAGAGGTGGGCAGCAAGGGCTTGCTGGTCTTCTGgccgccggcggccgccgagCGCTTGGCTTTCTGCGGAGGGGTGGGCTTCTCCCGctgggcaccccccaccccgttcGCCCGGGTGCTTCCGTCCCCCTTGTTGAGGCTCTGAGTCTTTTCCTTCAGCTGGGCGGCCAGCTCGGAGGccagctggggatggaggggctcGGAGCGGGGCTTGCTGGCGCTGGGGCTGCGAGGagcatccctgctgtccccagcccgcCGCTCCGGCTGGAAGGCGCCCATCTTTCGGAAGGCATTCTGCACCGCCCCGTTGATGCTCTCCGTCGGCTCCGAGACGGCTTTGCTCCGTTGCTTGGGCTTGGAGGGTGAGTGGGGCTCCCCGGTCAGGCTGGCTTTGCCCTCAGGGACGCCGGGCTCTTTCGGCTGCTTCTGCGCTTTCTCCTTGCCCCGCGTGCCTCCCTTCTCCTCCGCTCTGCCCTGCACGCTGGCCGACGTCTCGCTCGGGCTCCTCTTCCTCTTGGCCAAGCCCTGGCCTTGCTCGGGGCTGCCGGAGCGGGCGGCTGCTTGCTCCGGGGACCGGCTGGGCGCCGGCAGCGAGTTGGACTGGCTGGAGCTGTACCTGCCGTGGATCCAGGAGACTTTGGGCTTCGTGGCCGGGTCCGGGGGACGGGGCTTGGTCCTCTCCGGAGATGGTGGCttcccggggctgcggggctccgcgacggcatcctcctcctccttggacTGCTTGGAGAGGCGGGCGACCCGGGCGTAGAGCGCGGCGCCGGCCGAGCCCGAGCCGCAGGAGGAGCGCTCGCTGTCCGAGGACTTGAGCAGGGGCGTTTCGCTGCTGTCGGCCGGGAAAGCTCTGACGGAGCCCGTCTCCTTCAGGAAGGTGTATTCGCCTGCTTCCTCCCCGCCGGCTGAGGCCACCAGCTtgtccccggggctggcgggtgtccccctgtccctgctgtcgCCCACGCTCTCTGCGGGAGGAGAGCACGAGGGTGTCAGGCCCAGAGAGGAGAAGGACCGAGATGCTCCCGCAGCATGGTGGGACAGCATCCCACCCGGTTCGTCCCCACACCCTGgtgtgtccccaaggtccccccgtcccctcctcctGGACAGGCACCCCAGCACGAGAAGGCTCTTAAAAGAACCCGATAGCCGCAAATGCCGGCGGAGGGAGCTCTGAAACCCCACGAGAGGCACCATCAGCACCCGCCTCCCTTCCCAGGGCACCAGGAGCCAGGGTGACACGGTCCCCCCTGCACCCCGCCACTGAGCAGGAGGTGGCCCCTGGCAATGGCCCCGAAGTCCCCCCGGGGAAGTGCCCCGTCCCCCTGCTCACCTTCGTGGGGGACGCAGTACACCGGCCCCTCGTCCGTGGTGtcgaaggaggagaaggagccgCGGGATGACCAGGATGGCGAAGGCTGCTCCACCACGGAGGGTGGCTCGATGAAGCTGCAGTTCAGGGTGTTCTCCAGGTCGTGGTGGGCCACTGCGAGGGCAAGGAACCGCTGTCAGTGCCCGTCCTGCTGGACCCTCCTAGCCCCCGTGCTGGCTGGGAGGGTGGGACGCTGCAATGCCCCCACCCCTGCTCAACTCGCCGGTGGGTCTAGGGGACCGCGGTGGCATCCCAGGCGTGGGGACAGCTCTTGCCGCGCATCcccaccagctcccccagccagGTGCCCACACAGTGACGCCTCAATGGTGGTGACCAGCATCCTCCATGCCTGGGGACAAGTG comes from Larus michahellis chromosome 13, bLarMic1.1, whole genome shotgun sequence and encodes:
- the SCARF2 gene encoding scavenger receptor class F member 2 isoform X2 — protein: MCSCHPNGQCEDVTGQCTCNPNRWGPKCENVCLCKHGKCDQKTGKCTCEPNWWGPQCSSSCYCSHNSQCDQQTGNCLCQPGWWGRGCNNQCSCNNSPCEQFTGRCQCRERTFGPRCDRYCQCYKGKCNQVDGTCTCEPGYRGKYCREPCPAGFYGQGCRRRCGQCKSLQPCTVADGRCLTCEAGWNGTKCDQPCSPGFYGEGCEKLCPPCKDGHTCNHINGKCSHCNPGWIGDRCETKCRNGTYGENCAFVCSDCVNGQCHFETGRCLCRPGSHGIYCNLTCPPGRYGANCAEACSCHDGACDPLTGACHMEANQRMGVIGAGALLALLLILLLSLLCCCCVCRKKDEARGSSQDPAAAKKPPRRLCGRFSRISMKLPRIPLRRQKLPKVVVAHHDLENTLNCSFIEPPSVVEQPSPSWSSRGSFSSFDTTDEGPVYCVPHEESVGDSRDRGTPASPGDKLVASAGGEEAGEYTFLKETGSVRAFPADSSETPLLKSSDSERSSCGSGSAGAALYARVARLSKQSKEEEDAVAEPRSPGKPPSPERTKPRPPDPATKPKVSWIHGRYSSSQSNSLPAPSRSPEQAAARSGSPEQGQGLAKRKRSPSETSASVQGRAEEKGGTRGKEKAQKQPKEPGVPEGKASLTGEPHSPSKPKQRSKAVSEPTESINGAVQNAFRKMGAFQPERRAGDSRDAPRSPSASKPRSEPLHPQLASELAAQLKEKTQSLNKGDGSTRANGVGGAQREKPTPPQKAKRSAAAGGQKTSKPLLPTSPHLQKLIPGAAEPAAGEPKRVEKPSAGSSQDQALPSEQVAKKTPIKKPPRKKSREASLEPPRAAAAPAQAVQ